The Dokdonia donghaensis DSW-1 DNA window GAAATTATTCAAAAAACAATAACCGTAAGAAGCGTTATTAAAAAATATACCTCAATCTACCTATGGCAACATTTCAGATAGAAGGCGGTCACCAGCTTAAAGGTGATATTCAACCACAAGGAGCAAAAAACGAAGCATTACAAATACTATGTGGCGTACTGCTTACTCCTGAAAAAGTAACCATTAGTAACGTACCAGACATTATAGATGTAAACAAGCTCATTATGATCTTGCAAAATCTAGGTGTAAAGGTTGAGAAGTTAGAAAAAGGTGTTTTTACCTTTCAGGCAGATGAGCTAGATCTTGATTATCTAGAAAGCGAGAAATTTAAGAAAGAAGGAAGCGGTCTACGTGGTTCTATAATGATTGTAGGGCCATTACTAGCACGTTTTGGTAAAGGGTATATCCCACGTCCAGGGGGTGACAAAATAGGTCGTCGTCGTCTTGATACGCACTTTGAAGGATTTATAAAACTAGGAGCAAAATTTCGCTACAACCGTGAGGAGCGCTTTTATGGAGTAGAAGCACCAGAAGGACTCACAGGTGCTTATATGTTACTAGATGAGGCTTCGGTAACTGGTACTGCAAACATTGTAATGGCAGCTGTACTTGCAAAAGGAACAACAACCATTTATAATGCGGCCTGTGAACCTTACTTACAGCAACTCTGTAAAATGATGGTGCGTATGGGGGCAGATATAAAAGGTATAGGCTCTAATATGTTAATTATAGAAGGAGTAGAAAAACTAGGTGGTTGCGATCACCGTGTTTTACCAGATATGATTGAGATAGGCTCGTGGATAGGTCTTGCTGCGATGACTAAAAGTGAGATAATAATCAAAAACGTGAGCTGGGATGACCTGGGTGTGATTCCTAACACCTTTAGAAAACTAGGTATCACATTAGAGCGCAAGGGAGATGATATTTATATCCCTGCTCACACAGATGGGTATGAGGTAGAGTCTTACATAGACGGGTCATTTATGACCATTGCAGATGCGCCTTGGCCAGGTTTTACACCAGACCTGCTAAGTATAATACTCGTAGTAGCTACACAGGCAAAAGGTGAACTTATGGTACACCAAAAGATGTTTGAAAGCCGTCTTTTCTTTACAGACAAGCTTATAGATATGGGAGCAAAAGTGATACTTTGTGACCCACACCGTGCAACCGTAATAGGGCACAATTTCCAGTCTACACTTAAAGCAACAACAATGACCTCGCCAGATATACGTGCTGGTATCTCATTACTTATAGCAGCCTTGAGTGCAAAAGGAACATCTACCATACACAATATCGAGCAAATAGATCGTGGGTATGAAAATATAGATGAACGTCTTAGAGCCATAGGCGCTAAGATTACAAGAATAGACTAACCGCTACGTCATAAATATTAAAAAAGGTGCAAATTATATTTGCACCTTTTTTTGTTTACGTCATTTCTAAAACGATCTGTATATTACAGTAAAAGTAAGTACCCCGTGATAAAAAGTAAACCCATCATCATAGCGCATAGAGGTGCGCAATCTATCTACCCAGAGCATACAATACAGGGATATAAAAAGGCAATACAACTGGGAGCAGATTATATTGAGCCAGACCTTGTAATGACCAAAGATGGTGTGCTTGTAGCCCGTCACGAGCCGTTTATATCTACAACTACAAATGTTTCAACATTACCACAGTATGCACATCGTAAAACAACAAAGCTCCTTGATGGCGTTGCTGTAACAGACTGGTTTGTATCAGATTTCACGCTCAAAGAGTTAAAAACTTTACGAGCCAGGCAGTCGTGGGTAAACAGACCGCACGAGTATGATGACCTCTTTGAGATACCTACCTTTGAGGAGATTCTCGCTTTCGCGAAAGCGCACAAAACCACAGCAGGAAACCCCGTAGGAGTTTATCCAGAACTCAAACATCCTACCTATCATAAGGAGCTTGGCTTACCTATGGAAAATCATTTTTTAAAAATGATTAATGAGGCAGGTTATAACAGCAAAGAGTCCTCTATCTATGTACAATGTTTTGAGGTTGCAACCCTGCAATACTTGCGTTCAAAAAGTGATATAAAACTCATACAGCTACTAGGTGCAGCTGGTATTACAAATGATGGCAATCTACTATTTACAAAAGAAGATGGAAGTTATGACCCAGAAGGTCAACCATATGATTTTATAAAAAATAAAGATAAG harbors:
- the murA gene encoding UDP-N-acetylglucosamine 1-carboxyvinyltransferase, with amino-acid sequence MATFQIEGGHQLKGDIQPQGAKNEALQILCGVLLTPEKVTISNVPDIIDVNKLIMILQNLGVKVEKLEKGVFTFQADELDLDYLESEKFKKEGSGLRGSIMIVGPLLARFGKGYIPRPGGDKIGRRRLDTHFEGFIKLGAKFRYNREERFYGVEAPEGLTGAYMLLDEASVTGTANIVMAAVLAKGTTTIYNAACEPYLQQLCKMMVRMGADIKGIGSNMLIIEGVEKLGGCDHRVLPDMIEIGSWIGLAAMTKSEIIIKNVSWDDLGVIPNTFRKLGITLERKGDDIYIPAHTDGYEVESYIDGSFMTIADAPWPGFTPDLLSIILVVATQAKGELMVHQKMFESRLFFTDKLIDMGAKVILCDPHRATVIGHNFQSTLKATTMTSPDIRAGISLLIAALSAKGTSTIHNIEQIDRGYENIDERLRAIGAKITRID
- a CDS encoding glycerophosphodiester phosphodiesterase, which encodes MIKSKPIIIAHRGAQSIYPEHTIQGYKKAIQLGADYIEPDLVMTKDGVLVARHEPFISTTTNVSTLPQYAHRKTTKLLDGVAVTDWFVSDFTLKELKTLRARQSWVNRPHEYDDLFEIPTFEEILAFAKAHKTTAGNPVGVYPELKHPTYHKELGLPMENHFLKMINEAGYNSKESSIYVQCFEVATLQYLRSKSDIKLIQLLGAAGITNDGNLLFTKEDGSYDPEGQPYDFIKNKDKRSYQFFTSKEGVEFMATYADAVGPWKPFIISVTSEGVLTPVTNFVALAHSYNLEVHPYTFRNEDTKWVTDTNHIDEYLRFFEAGVDGVFSDYTNEAVAARSKFLKSH